CTCAGCTGGTAGAGCAACCGGCTCATAACCGGTCGGTCCGGGGTTCGAGTCCCTGAAGGCCCATCTAGTTGCCCCGGTAGCTCAGTCGGTAGAGCAGGGGACTGAAAATCCCCGTGTCGGCGGTTCGATTCCGTCCTGGGGCATTATAAGCTGGCATAGCTCAATGGTAGAGCAGCTGACTTGTAATCAGCAGGTTGTAGGTTCGAGTCCTATTGCCAGCTTTTTTTATATGCTGAAAAGTCAAGGTTTTCAAGAACCTTGACTTTTTTTGATTTTGATGAGTCATTCACACAACAAGGATTATTTTCCTAAAAAATGTTATTGACATAGAGTTAACTCAAAGTAGTATGCTTCTTTAGGAGGTATCAAAATGACAATTACAGAAGTAAGTAAAAAGTTTGATTTATCACCCGGTATCTACATTCTCTTCTGTTTAATAAACCAACATTACGGATCCTTTTTGGCAGTATTGAAGATGATGTTATGGCAGCTGCCATTACTTATTTCGTTATTTCCGGATTATCCTATCCATTTTTAGGCATCTATAATTCCTGTGCCGCATTATTTCGTTCCATGGGGAATTCCCGTATCACCATGATTGTTTCTATTATCATGAACCTGATTAATATCGTGGGAAATGCCATTGGAATCTTTGTGTTTCATGCCGGTGTTACAGGTGTTGGAATTGCGACACTCATTGCGCGTGCAGCTGCTGCAGTGATTATGATGTACCTGTCTTTCAATAGGAAAAATGAGGTCTTCATCCGTCTCCCTGAAATTTTCTCCTGGAATGGAAAAATGATTCGAAAAATCCTGAATATCGCCATTCCAAACGGAATAGAAAATGGCATTGTTCAATTAGGCCGCGTTCTCTTAACTAGTATTATTGCATTGTTCGGGACAACTCAGATTGCCGCGAATGGAGTTACCAACAGTTTAGCTGGTATGGCAGTTAGCTTTCCAACTGCTATGAATCTCGCCATAGTTACTGTGGTAGGTCAATGTGTTGGTGCAAACGATTATTCACAGGCTACCTACTATACAAAAAAACTTATGAAGATTACATATGTCGGAACATTATGTATCAATTTAGGCATGATTTTGCTCCTTCCGTGGATCTTAAATCTCTATACTTTATCTGCAGAAACCCGTCAACTAACTTATATCCTTGTTGTGATTCATAACTGTTTTGCAATCCTTTTGTGGCCAGTTTCATTCACCCTTTCCTATGGGCTTCGTGCGGCAGGAGATGTGCGTTTTCCCATGATTATTTCAATTATCTCTATGTTTGTTTTCCGTATATCCTTTGCTTACATTCTGGGTGTTGTCTTTCACATGGGAGTTATTGGCATATGGATTGCTATGGGGATTGATTGGACGTTTCGCTCTATTGTTTTTGTTGACCGGTTTAGGCGTGGCCAGTGGAAGAATTTCCAGGTCATCTGAATCCTGTTTTCATTCAAAGCTGGTTAAAAAAAATGCATCTGTTTGTGATGACAGATGCAAGCTATATGCCACCTATCTTCTGCGCGGCGGGCCAAACCGTGGCATCTTTTCTAATGCTTCAGAAAACTTTTTCATAATCTCAGGAACATCGATCCCTTGAGGACATATCTCTTTACATTTGCCGCAGGCAATGCAGTTCGAGGGCTTTTCATCGTCTTTCAAGGCAGCGATGGCAAAATGAACGGCGGGAGATGGTTCGAAGGCAACCTCATTGTATATGGAGATCAACTTGGGAATATCCAGGTTCTGGGGACAACCATCACAGCAATACCGACAGGCGGTGCAAGGAACTAGTTGTACCAAGGTAGACATAACCTTTTTCAGTAATAGTTCGTTTTCTTCCTCTGTCAGTGGTGTAGGATCAGAAAAGGTCTTGATGTTGTCTATGACCTGATCTAATTTGGTCATGCCGCTGAGGACGACCAAAACGCCCGGCAGGGATTTGACGAACCGGAACGCCCAGGACGCAATGGAATCGTTGGGTCGGGCTTGTTTCAGCATCGCGTTGGCTTCCTCGTTCAGGGAGGCCAATCTGCCGCCCCGGCAGGGCTCCATGACTATCACAGGGATGCCGCGCTCAGCGAGAATTTCATACTTCCGCTTCGCGTTTTGAAGTGTCCAGTCCATATAGTTAAGCTGGATTTGTACGAAGTCGAAACAATCCCTCCATGAGAGGAAGCGCCCCAGGGTTTCAGGCATTGCATGTGTGGAAAAACCAAGGTAGCGAATCCTACCCTTTTTCTTCTGTTCCAGCAGATAATCCAGGATGCCAAGCTCCTCATTCATATAAACGTCGAGCGAAGTCTCGCACACGTTGTGTAGAAGGTAGAAGTCGAAGTAGTCCACGCCACATTTGGCCAGCTGCTCCTCGAAAATTTCGGCAGGCGTGGCTACCGGGAGACCAGCTAGATATCCCGAAAATTCCAACCGCCCGTTGTTAAAACGCATCATGTGGCCCGGCATTTTCGAGGCAAGATACCAGCTCTCGCGGGGGTACTGACTCAGCACCTTGCCCAAGAATTTCTCTGATTCGCCGTTGTGGTATCTGTAAGCCGTATCGAAGTAATTTACACCATGTTCGTAGGCGTATTCAATGATCTCCCTTGCTTTATCCTCGTCTATCGGGCCGCGCTCTCCTATGGTAGGCAGACGCATAGCGCCCATGCCGAGTTGGGAAATCTGCAAGTCATGAAACTGTTTGTAAATCATGTTGAACCTCCTTTGCAATCAGATTACTTTTTTCGTGGAGTGCATACGGTATGATGCCGAGTTGTTCACTAATTTCTGTAGTCGTCATATCATGTTCTCCAGCCAATAGTTTAATACTTGGAGTTAATTCCAAGTCAAGCACTTTTTTATCTATACATTAATTTTTTATCTATACATTAAGAGGACAAGGTAAATCAATGCGTCGTACTATTTCAAGAGTGAAATAAGTGAAATAAGAAACTTAAAAAAGCGAGACTGGTCAATAGAAATATGATAAAATGGCTCTTGGATTTTATATAGAGATAGGGAGGTGAGAAAACGCTTTAGCTTTGGTATTTATTAGCTATTTAATTACCTACCTATATGAATATGAAAGATAAATAATAAAAAAGGAGAAGGAGATGTATATATGGCAAAATTTGATTTGTTTACTCCCAAAGATATGACCGTGGGGACGCCATGGAAGCGAATTATTGAATTTTCGATTCCAATGCTGATTGGCAACGTTGCGCAACAGTTTTACAATACTGCTGATTCAATTATTATTGGGAGATATGTTGGGGATAATGCGCTTGCTGCGGTAGGTAGTGCTCTTCCAGTTTTAAATCTTTTACTTGTGCTTTTTGTGGGAGTGGCTACGGGAGCGGGTATAATGGTTTCCCAGTATTTTGGAGCAAAGGACCGCGAAAAGCTTTCACGCTCTATTGGTGTATGCATGACACTTACAGCTATAGCGTCTTTAATAATTATGGTGGTGGGACCACTTGTTACCCGTCCTATGCTTGTTTTTCTCAATACGCCGGATTCAATCATAGATTGGTGTGCTGATTACCTTTTTATTTTGCTAGTTGGCAATTGGGGGTTTTCGTATTTTAACATCTTGTCGGGTATTTTGCGTGGTTTAGGGGATTCTTTTTCTGCCCTTGTGTTTTTACTTATTTCTACTGCTCTTAATGTGGTCCTGGACATATGGTTTGTTGCAGGGCTAAATATGGGTGTAGCCGGGGTTGCATTGGCAACTGTAATTGCTCAGGTGATATCGGCTATTCTTTGCGTTGTTAAATTGATGAAAATGAGAGATATATTTGATTTCAACTTAGAAATGATGAAACCATTGAAACAGTATTCGTTGCAGCTTATAAAGCTAGGACTGCCATCTGGTCTAACACAGGCGATATTTTCACTTGCAATGATTGTTGTACAGTCTCTAACAAACACCTTTGGTGAAATGGTTATCGCCTGCAGCGTGATGGTTATGCGCGTAGATGGGTTTGCTATGATGCCCAATTTTACTTTTGGTAATGCCATGACCACCTTTGCAGGGCAGAATGTTGGAGCCAAAAGAATGGACAGAGTGGAAAAGGGAACTCGGGAGGGCCTGATGATAGCGGTTGGAGTTTCAACGGTTATAACTGTAATTATATTGGTCTTTGGAAGATATCTTATGAATATTTTTACCGATACGGTTGAGCTGGTTAATTTAAGTATGCGTATGATGCGCATTCTGGCGGTAGGTTATATTGCAATGGCAGTAACACAGGTTTTATCAGGAGTTATGCGTGGCGCGGGCGATACTGTAACGCCCATGTGGATTTCGCTTATAACTACAATTGTTCTGCGCGTACCCATTGCCTATGGCATTGCTTATTTGACACGAAGCCCGGCGTATCCCGCTGGAAGGCCTGAGTCTATCTTTGTTTCTCTTCTGGTTGCTTGGGTATGTGGAGCTATTATCACTACACTTTTCTATAAAAAAGGCAAATGGAAAGAAAGAACACTTTTAAGTAATGAATTGGTGAGTGAGTGATTTAAATGCTAACAAATTAAGGTGGTGAAGCTTTTGAAACACATTGCTTCACCCAACTACAGTAAAAAATAACCAGTTGAGCACTCACGGTATGAGTATGCTATAAAAAATTAAAAGAAACAACCGGCAGAGGTGCATTTTGAGCACCATAAAAATATCTTGACTCGGAGTTAACTCAAAGTGATATCCTTAATTATGAGGTGTATAATATGGAATATCGAATTTTAGGAAGAACAGGAATTAAAGTAAGTGTCATTGGTATTGGTGGTGGAGGATTTGAAAATAAAAGTTATGAAGATTGCGAAGCAATTATTGATTGTGCCATTAAAGAAGGTATTAATTTTTTTGATTTATATAATTCAAATCCGGAAGTTAGAAGTAATGTTGGTAAAGCCTTAAGCAAATATCCTAGAAGCAGTTTTGTTATTGAAGGACATCTGTGTTCTACCTGGGATAGAGGACAGTATCGGCGTACCAGGGATATTAATGAAGTTATCAATGCATATGAAGACTTTTTAACTAGAATGCAATTAGACTACGTCGATGTAGGGATGATTCATTATGTTGATGATCAAAAAGATTTTGATAACATTTTTAATGGAGAAATAATAAAATATGCAAAAGAATTGAAAGAAAAAGGTATAATTAAGTCTTTAGGAATATCAACACATAATACAGATATTGCTTTCAGAGCAGTGGAAACAGGAATAATTGATGTAATTTTATTTAGTATCAATGCTGCTTATGATATGTTGCCAGCCATTGAGGATGTAGACATACTATTTGAAGAAAGTACTTTTAAAAACAGGACCTATGAAGGTATTGATCCAAAGCGTGACAGGTTATACCGGACTTGTGAAAATGCGGGTGTTGCTTTAACTGTTATGAAAGGATATGCTGCTGGAATGTTGCTAAGCGACAAAGAATCGCCTTTTGAAAAAGCGTTGACCCCAGTACAATGTTTACATTACTGTTTAACCAGACCGGCAGTTGCTTCCGTAATGGTGGGAGTATCTAATACGAATCAAGTACTTGCAGCAACCGCTTATGTCACTGCAAGCAATGAAGAAAAAGATTATAGTGAAGTTCTTGCCAAAGCTCCAAAAAGTTCATTTAGTGGACATTGTATGTATTGTGGACATTGTGCCCCATGTTCCAAAAAGATAGATATTGCATTAGTAAATAAATATTTAGATCTAGCATTAATTCAAGAAAATGTTTCAGAAACATTAAAGAATCATTATAGCTTATTAAAGCATCACGCCAGTGAGTGCATAGAATGTGGGATATGTATGAAAAACTGTCCATTTGGTGTGGATATTATTAAAAAAATGAAACAGGCAGTTAAATTATTTGGCAATTAAACAATTATGTAGAACACCAAATTAAAAAATTTAAGAAGCACTTGACTTAGAGTGAACTCCAAGATTTATAATTATAACACAAAAAATTAAGGAGGTTCTATTATGATAAACTCTGATTTTTACGACCCAACACGTATTTTATCTGGTAAGGACAGAGTTGAGGGAAATGACATCAACAGTGAACTGACTAAAAATGAAACGAAACCTACTGTTTATATGACAAGCGACATAAGTCCCGCTGGATTAATGGCAGTTTACGAAGCGCTAGGGCATAAGCTCCCTGGTAAAGTGGCAGTAAAAATCAGTACGGGTGAACCTGGTGGACATAATTTTCTTTCCCCTGCTTTAATTAAAGATTTGGTACAATCGGTAAACGGGACAATCGTTGAGTGCAATACTGCCTATGGTGGCAAACGGTCTAATACAGCCCAGCATAAACAAGTCGTAGAAGATCATGGGTTTACCGCTATTGCTCCTGTAGATATTTTGGATGAAGAAGGTTTTATTTCTTTACCTTTTGAAAAAGGAAAGCATATCAAGGAAGATTTTGTCGGTTCCCATTTTAAAAACTACGATTCTTTTATAGTACTTTCACATTTCAAAGGACATGCCATGGCTGGTTTCGGCGGCGCAATAAAAAACATGTCAATTGGTATTGCGTCAGCCAGTGGGAAAATGTGGATTCATACAGCCGGGGTCACCGATAAAACCAGTGATTTTGCTATCTGTTTCGCAACCCAGCAGGAGGCGTTT
This region of Caldanaerobius fijiensis DSM 17918 genomic DNA includes:
- a CDS encoding MATE family efflux transporter; amino-acid sequence: MFNKPTLRILFGSIEDDVMAAAITYFVISGLSYPFLGIYNSCAALFRSMGNSRITMIVSIIMNLINIVGNAIGIFVFHAGVTGVGIATLIARAAAAVIMMYLSFNRKNEVFIRLPEIFSWNGKMIRKILNIAIPNGIENGIVQLGRVLLTSIIALFGTTQIAANGVTNSLAGMAVSFPTAMNLAIVTVVGQCVGANDYSQATYYTKKLMKITYVGTLCINLGMILLLPWILNLYTLSAETRQLTYILVVIHNCFAILLWPVSFTLSYGLRAAGDVRFPMIISIISMFVFRISFAYILGVVFHMGVIGIWIAMGIDWTFRSIVFVDRFRRGQWKNFQVI
- a CDS encoding aldo/keto reductase, which translates into the protein MIYKQFHDLQISQLGMGAMRLPTIGERGPIDEDKAREIIEYAYEHGVNYFDTAYRYHNGESEKFLGKVLSQYPRESWYLASKMPGHMMRFNNGRLEFSGYLAGLPVATPAEIFEEQLAKCGVDYFDFYLLHNVCETSLDVYMNEELGILDYLLEQKKKGRIRYLGFSTHAMPETLGRFLSWRDCFDFVQIQLNYMDWTLQNAKRKYEILAERGIPVIVMEPCRGGRLASLNEEANAMLKQARPNDSIASWAFRFVKSLPGVLVVLSGMTKLDQVIDNIKTFSDPTPLTEEENELLLKKVMSTLVQLVPCTACRYCCDGCPQNLDIPKLISIYNEVAFEPSPAVHFAIAALKDDEKPSNCIACGKCKEICPQGIDVPEIMKKFSEALEKMPRFGPPRRR
- a CDS encoding MATE family efflux transporter; this translates as MAKFDLFTPKDMTVGTPWKRIIEFSIPMLIGNVAQQFYNTADSIIIGRYVGDNALAAVGSALPVLNLLLVLFVGVATGAGIMVSQYFGAKDREKLSRSIGVCMTLTAIASLIIMVVGPLVTRPMLVFLNTPDSIIDWCADYLFILLVGNWGFSYFNILSGILRGLGDSFSALVFLLISTALNVVLDIWFVAGLNMGVAGVALATVIAQVISAILCVVKLMKMRDIFDFNLEMMKPLKQYSLQLIKLGLPSGLTQAIFSLAMIVVQSLTNTFGEMVIACSVMVMRVDGFAMMPNFTFGNAMTTFAGQNVGAKRMDRVEKGTREGLMIAVGVSTVITVIILVFGRYLMNIFTDTVELVNLSMRMMRILAVGYIAMAVTQVLSGVMRGAGDTVTPMWISLITTIVLRVPIAYGIAYLTRSPAYPAGRPESIFVSLLVAWVCGAIITTLFYKKGKWKERTLLSNELVSE
- a CDS encoding aldo/keto reductase, whose protein sequence is MEYRILGRTGIKVSVIGIGGGGFENKSYEDCEAIIDCAIKEGINFFDLYNSNPEVRSNVGKALSKYPRSSFVIEGHLCSTWDRGQYRRTRDINEVINAYEDFLTRMQLDYVDVGMIHYVDDQKDFDNIFNGEIIKYAKELKEKGIIKSLGISTHNTDIAFRAVETGIIDVILFSINAAYDMLPAIEDVDILFEESTFKNRTYEGIDPKRDRLYRTCENAGVALTVMKGYAAGMLLSDKESPFEKALTPVQCLHYCLTRPAVASVMVGVSNTNQVLAATAYVTASNEEKDYSEVLAKAPKSSFSGHCMYCGHCAPCSKKIDIALVNKYLDLALIQENVSETLKNHYSLLKHHASECIECGICMKNCPFGVDIIKKMKQAVKLFGN
- a CDS encoding DUF362 domain-containing protein, which gives rise to MINSDFYDPTRILSGKDRVEGNDINSELTKNETKPTVYMTSDISPAGLMAVYEALGHKLPGKVAVKISTGEPGGHNFLSPALIKDLVQSVNGTIVECNTAYGGKRSNTAQHKQVVEDHGFTAIAPVDILDEEGFISLPFEKGKHIKEDFVGSHFKNYDSFIVLSHFKGHAMAGFGGAIKNMSIGIASASGKMWIHTAGVTDKTSDFAICFATQQEAFLESMVEAAGAVINSLGNKIVYINVMNNLSVDCDCDSHPADPTMADIGILASLDPVALDQACVDLVYAAHDGHDLIERIESKNGIHTLEYAEQLGLGSRTYELVRIDK